In Miscanthus floridulus cultivar M001 chromosome 5, ASM1932011v1, whole genome shotgun sequence, one genomic interval encodes:
- the LOC136454287 gene encoding uncharacterized protein codes for MNDGRGPPVFKICGQIHHRIGSLIPPHDRPPKFIQLYVYDTSAEVENRIASLDYEDTIASDLDPTIVQSLVNMLDEHNLFAKQFRMARDRLAGNEAEDFVIRIVDPKNGDPPQYSLPTTDQLAMLVVGDFSCEEFERDIIVQKQTGDLDQISALHPAFMALQYPLLFPYAERGWQTGILYTGATQSAQNAHVKLTMQDYYCYMFHYRKNEPNPYLCYGPLSTQAKVDARACVDENRLKYIVHHQADIRMESIQGICDAISRGSQEGSEVGKMTVLPASYTGGRRYMIQNYHGGIAICREYGPPDFFVTFTCNPKWLEISEAIFEPGQRPVDRNDIIVRVFNIKLEELLHDIRCGKPFGPCNAALHTVEFQKRGLPHAHIILWTSRDTSDPTSAMIDKYVSAEVPDPRNDPLGYALVAEHMIHGPCGKTNPRCPCMKNNKCSKHFPKPYQPATTVSSIGFAVYKRPENNLFVCKGGLQMDDRWVVPYNMFLLTKYQAHINVEWCNKTTFIKYLFKYVTKGADCSKAYLQRVKRGQQAPYDDET; via the exons ATGAATGATGGCAGGGGTCCTCCGGTTTTTAAAATTTGTGGACAGATTCATCACCGCATCGGCTCTTTGATACCTCCACATGATCGCCCTCCAAAATTTATTCAGCTATATGTGTATGATACATCAGCCGAGGTTGAGAACAGAATTGCCTCATTAGACTATGAAGACACAATAGCATCAGATCTAGATCCTACTATTGTACAGTCTTTGGTTAATATGTTGGATGAACATAATTTGTTTGCAAAGCAGTTTAGAATGGCCAGGGACAGATTAGCAGGCAATGAGGCTGAAGATTTTGTCATTCGCATTGTTGATCCAAAAAACGGAGATCCACCTCAGTATAGTTTACCAACTACGGATCAATTGGCCATGCTTGTGGTTGGTGATTTTAGCTGTGAAGAATTTGAGCGGGACATTATTGTGCAGAAGCAGACAGGAGATCTAGATCAAATCTCTGCTTTGCATCCTGCTTTCATGGCGCTTCAGTATCCTCTGTTGTTTCCGTATGCTGAACGTGGTTGGCAGACCGGTATTTTATACACTGGTGCCACTCAGTCAGCACAGAATGCTCATGTAAAGCTAACCATGCAAGATTACTACTGCTACATGTTCCACTATCGAAAAAATGAGCccaatccttatttatgttatgggCCATTGTCAACTCAGGCCAAGGTTGATGCCCGAGCCTGCGTCGATGAAAACAGACTGAAATATATAGTGCATCATCAGGCTGATATTAGGATGGAAAGTATTCAAGGAATCTGTGATGCTATTAGCAGAGGTTCCCAAGAAGGAAGTGAGGTTGGTAAAATGACAGTTTTACCGGCATCATATACAGGCGGTAGACGTTATATGATACAAAATTATCATGGTGGTATAGCTATCTGCCGAGAATACGGCCCCCCTGATTTCTTCGTTACATTTACATGTAATCCTAAATGGTTAGAGATTTCTGAGGCTATCTTTGAGCCTGGACAGAGGCCAGTTGATAGGAATGATATAATTGTCAGAGTGTTCAACATCAAGTTAGAAGAACTTCTACATGATATTAGATGTGGTAAACCCTTTGGACCTTGCAACGCAG CGCTCCACACTGTAGAGTTCCAGAAACGCGGACTTCCACATGCACACATAATCCTTTGGACTTCAAGAGATACATCTGATCCAACTTCTGCAATGATAGACAAATATGTGTCTGCAGAAGTGCCTGATCCAAGAAATGATCCGCTAGGCTATGCTCTTGTTGCAGAGCACATGATACATGGACCCTGCGGTAAAACCAATCCTAGGTGTCCATGCATGAAGAACAATAAGTGTTCCAAGCATTTTCCCAAACCATACCAGCCTGCAACTACAGTTAGTTCTATTGGCTTTGCTGTGTACAAGAGACCTGAGAACAATCTCTTTGTTTGCAAAGGAGGCCTCCAAATGGATGACAGATGGGTTGTTCCATATAACATGTTCCTCCTTACAAAATATCAGGCACACATCAATGTTGAGTGGTGCAATAAAACtacattcatcaagtacctcttcaAGTATGTAACCAAAGGAGCCGATTGTAGCAAGGCTTATCTACAGAGAGTGAAGAGAGGCCAGCAGGCGCCGTATGATGATGAAACATAG
- the LOC136451593 gene encoding uncharacterized protein: MAAEAKAEPAAGLGLTSGRPPQQKTVVVVAVDDSDHSYYALEWTVRHVVGAGGMAGGAADLVIVHAKPSPSSVVSFGGPGAGEAIRYVDADLRKMAEAVVDRARRVCVANSVHALIEVVEGEPRSVLCGAAEKHRADLLVVGSHGYGAIKRALLGSVSDYCAHHAHCSVMIVKQPKSK, from the exons ATGGCGGCGGAGGCTAAGGCGGAGCCTGCAGCGGGTTTGGGCCTGACTTCAGGGAGGCCGCCGCAGCAGAAGACGGTGGTGGTGGTCGCTGTGGACGACAGCGACCACAGCTACTACGCGCTGGAGTGGACGGTGCGGCACGTGGTGGGCGCCGGCGGCATGGCGGGCGGGGCCGCCGACCTCGTCATCGTTCACGCCAAGCCCTCGCCGTCCTCCGTCGTCAGCTTCGGCGGCCCTG GAGCCGGCGAGGCGATCAGGTACGTGGACGCGGACCTGCGCAAGATGGCGGAGGCCGTGGTCGACAGGGCGCGCCGCGTCTGCGTCGCCAACTCGGTGCACGCCCTCATCGAGGTGGTGGAAGGGGAGCCCCGGTCCGTGCTGTGCGGCGCGGCGGAGAAGCACCGCGCGGACCTGCTGGTGGTGGGCAGCCATGGGTACGGCGCCATCAAGAGGGCGCTGCTGGGGAGCGTCAGCGACTACTGCGCGCACCACGCGCACTGCTCCGTCATGATCGTCAAGCAGCCCAAatccaaatga